One window from the genome of Bacillus weihaiensis encodes:
- the prfB gene encoding peptide chain release factor 2 (programmed frameshift): MELVEIRQELEKTAKRLADFRGSLDLDIKEARIQQLEAQMTAPDFWDNQNAAQAVINETNGLKEMVDQFHNLNESYENLQLTYELVKEEEDEDLLAELEPELKDLVSQLNDFELQLLLSEQHDKNNAILELHPGAGGTESQDWGSMLLRMYTRWAEKKGFKVETLDYLPGDEAGIKSVTLLIKGHNAYGYLKAEKGVHRLVRISPFDSSGRRHTSFVSCEVMPEFNEEIDIEIRTEDLKVDTYRASGAGGQHINTTDSAVRITHTPTGIVVTCQTERSQIKNRERAMKMLQAKLYQKRIEEQEAELAEIRGEQKDIGWGSQIRSYVFHPYSMVKDHRTNTEIGNVHAVMDGELDPFIDAFLRSKLSQ; this comes from the exons ATGGAATTAGTAGAAATTCGACAAGAGCTTGAAAAAACAGCTAAACGTTTAGCGGACTTTAGGGGGTCTCTT GACTTAGATATCAAAGAAGCTCGCATTCAACAGCTTGAAGCACAAATGACAGCTCCAGATTTCTGGGATAATCAAAACGCGGCTCAGGCAGTGATTAATGAAACAAATGGACTAAAAGAAATGGTGGATCAATTCCACAATCTAAATGAATCCTACGAAAACCTTCAATTAACATATGAGTTAGTAAAAGAAGAAGAGGACGAGGATTTACTTGCTGAGCTAGAGCCTGAGCTAAAGGATTTAGTTTCACAATTAAATGATTTCGAGCTTCAGCTTTTACTTTCAGAGCAGCATGATAAAAACAATGCAATCCTAGAGCTTCATCCAGGTGCAGGTGGTACAGAATCACAGGACTGGGGTTCCATGCTTTTACGTATGTACACACGTTGGGCTGAGAAAAAAGGCTTTAAAGTGGAAACTCTTGACTATCTTCCAGGTGATGAGGCTGGAATTAAGAGTGTGACGCTACTAATCAAGGGTCATAACGCTTACGGCTACTTAAAAGCGGAAAAAGGTGTTCATCGTCTTGTGCGTATTTCACCTTTTGACTCCTCAGGTCGTCGTCATACGTCCTTTGTATCATGTGAAGTTATGCCGGAATTTAATGAAGAAATTGATATCGAAATCCGGACAGAGGATCTAAAAGTGGATACGTACCGTGCAAGTGGTGCCGGTGGCCAGCATATTAATACAACAGACTCAGCTGTTCGTATTACTCACACACCAACTGGTATCGTGGTAACGTGTCAAACTGAGCGTTCTCAAATTAAAAACCGTGAACGAGCAATGAAAATGCTTCAAGCAAAGCTTTACCAAAAGCGTATTGAGGAGCAAGAAGCAGAGCTTGCTGAAATCCGTGGTGAGCAAAAGGATATTGGCTGGGGAAGCCAAATTCGTTCCTACGTCTTCCACCCATACTCAATGGTAAAGGATCATCGTACAAACACGGAAATCGGAAACGTCCACGCGGTAATGGATGGAGAGCTAGATCCATTTATTGATGCGTTCCTTCGTTCAAAATTGTCACAGTAA